TTCAGAAGCTAGCAAAAAAGGTCTTCCCATACCATCTTTTAGGTGCCAGGAGCCTTCTGCTGCATTTCAGGCTGGGACAATGGtcttattacaacaaaaaaaaaaaaaaaaagagaggaaataacAGCTGCACCTGTGTGTGTATACGCACTTTTCTCCACCCTTAATAATAGGTCAAATCCTCAGATTGGTGGGGATTGGATAAATATAGTAAAGCCTACTCTACATTTAACAAGTTACTTCTAATTATTAACCTTGCCTACAAATACCTGAGGAAAATTTTGTAATACAGAAGCAATTAGgttctttctcctccctcccaccccacgccGCCATAGGGAAAACTTATATACACTTCTCCGCCTAATTCTCAACACACCTGCCAttgttaattgtttttaatattataGTAGTAGTATGCAGTATAGTAGTGATTGTGCAAATAGAGGAAGACGTGGTGCATgcttcaaagagtttacagtcctaAATGAcacaggtgggggagaaaacaaaaagcaaagtgGTCAGAGTGGAGAGAGGCATTGTCTTGTCCATTTTGTTTATACATTTCCTCAAACGTCCCCTCTATCTAGTCCCTTTTGTGAGTCTCTTTGCTTTATAACCTTTTCCAGCTCCTTCTTTGGTTTTTTCCTGATCTGTCTACCAGGTATGTTTCTCAATCTCCTTAATAGCCTCAGGAATGTAAGATAATGGAGAGGACTTGTTTGGTAAATCTTTCTCTCCATTCCACTCCCTTACTAGATGTTGCCTATGCCGCCTGAATTCTTAAATGCATAACCGTGTAATCTTTACATTCTCTTAACATGAAAGGTTCTAGTTTTCAAAAAACCCCACCATAGTTGTGAGTCTCAAGGAAAAACTGAAATTATGTGATCAGGAACTACTTGACTAGACAACACAGGAACACCATTTCTCATGGACTCTAGTGGCTCTTGTAACGTGAGCAAAGACTGAGACCAGAGTATATGCACATCTTGCAGGATACACTTTTGCTAcatagctaaattagccccacCCATGCTGCAGAACCTCTTTGCTACAAAGGATTACACATAATAAGTGTCAGACGCAGAACTAAAACCCAGATATCTTGATTCTGCCATTGTAAAAAAGCAACTTTGTGTATCTGGGATTTATTACACATGGAATTTCATGATCAATATTGTACGAGCAATCCAAACGAGCTTGCCATAGGTGGCTGAATAAGTTCAAAATAGCTTGTTTTAAATGCAGCCTGTCTGAAGTGTCTGCCAACGATCAGGCTATTCAATTTCAGCAGAATCTTAAAATCTTGTCATTGACTGGGCTTTGTAAAGCATCATGCGTATCTATGCTGCTGTATAAATAATGACTAAGCATGTGAGAGCCTGGTGTGTTGCATGGTGCTCAGCTGGAATGGAGTCAGAGGGATTGAAGTGTGTTGGCCACTGCCCATTCCTGAAGGAGGATTCTGGGCCAAATAGTGGTGCTACGTAGGAGTTGATTAACGCAATCTATAGAGCCAATTGCAGTGATTTCAGTGATTTATTACAGGGATACAAGATCTCCATGCGGATTGCCCTGTCCTCCCATGGATCCAAGGGAACTGCTAAATTTGGCAGACTTCTTCTCAAGGAAGCAGTTTGGGAGGGGTGTTGCCTGAAAAGGACACTGTGTACATGTGTGGGTGTAATCCCATCTCTATCTATAACGTACATTGTACTCCTTTTTACTATCTCCAGTAACACAAGCCGTAACTTCAAGATTACATTATCTGAGCACTGATATAAACTATGTACTTCTAATTTTAAGAACTGTTCTAAGACCTTTTATTCAACTTTCTTTATCCTGTCCCTTTGTAGAAAACattcatatttgtatttttagttGCCAGGTTGTGTTTACAGGCAACTAAACAGGCATCTTCCACTTGTAAGATGAGCACGCTCAGTCTGGAAGTGACTAATAAATACAGAACTACACTTTGACAATTTCttctatacaaaaaaaaaaaaaaagaaagaaaaatgggctACCTCCTCCTTCATACTCCCTGGCAAATATTATGCCAGTTTCTCATAAGTTAGTATTATAATGGTAGTTATCAAGCATTGGACTtgctaaaattaaaatgatttcttAATTTTTGTGCAGAGAATCAACTAAGTTAAATTCTGTTTTATAAATAGAATGCTTACCTCCTTTTACATTCTTTATTGAAGGTATACAATTATCCTGCAGCAACTTCTAGCACATGaaaggataaaagaaaaaaattataaagcAAATACACTAGACTTATTTATAAGGGATCCACAAAAATTACACATGAAATTGCTAATGTACAAATAAGCTGTCTAAACTGAGCATGCGTAGCTTGTGTGATTTACAGCTTGTATTTTAGCACTTAATCTGTCAACAGTCAGGCGTCTACGTTATTTTATCAAGTGTGTGTATATAAGGATAATAGAAAGTGCACAACACAGAATGAGTCTCTTTAACTTGCAGTCAAAATGAAGTTACAGTTGCAGCCACATCAGTAATTTGACTGTATTacgtgtcacagttcagggcagtgACATCTATATTCCCCCTCATGGTCTAGTAAGAGCAGCATACTAGGTTCTTGGTTCGTCAGCCATCAcctttcttgggcagagacccatgtctctctacTTCCTGACCAAGGTATTTCCAGattgcacagctccctgcctctaCTGTGACCCCTTCCTTCCTCACCACCCCAATAAAGCCAGGCTGCTTAAGCCAGCGCACTTGACTTTTCTCCTCTGAGATGGTAAACAAGGTAACTGCCACAGTTAGGcttccacacagctctttctaagcaagcatctTTATTCttaaacatttcagagaaagcatattcaaaacaataaaagaagaTGTATGCATGTTAGTAAGCTTACCCAGAAATCACTCCtgactccaacaagggctctggctggtgaccagtccttcaaaccccacccagGAGTTTTCTTGTAGCGATCAGTTCATCAGTCCTTTTGCTCAGAAGGAGAACTCCAAAGagtgtcatttactccttttTGTTAggtgtgtgtttgtattttttgttttttagctgtCTTCAtcgaacaggtttcagaggggtagccgtgttaatctgtataagcaaaaacaacaaggagtccttgtggcaccttagagactaacacgtttatttgggcataagattttgtgggctagaacccacttcatcagatgcatagaatgaaaaatacaggagcaggtataaatacatgaaaagatgggagttgccttaccaagtgggaggtcagtgtaACGAGACAATTCAGTTAGCAGTAGGATACTAACTTCTGCTACTGTtactcacgccttcttgtcaactgtttgaaatggaccactCTTATTACAACTACaatagttatttttcctcccttggtatcctactgttaattgaattgtctagTTAGACTGACCTCcgatttggtaaggcaactcccatcttttcatgtatttatacctgctcatgtattttccactccatgcatctgatgaagtgggttctagcccatgaaagcttatgcccaaataaatttgttggtctctaagatgccacaaggactcctcattgttctttcatgtaacaggtgatcaggccccccccgcccccccgggaagCTTCAAAGGCTGAGTACAGAAGTGGGAATTTGCAACCTTCTTCTCCAAAGAATTCTACTTCACACATATTGTCACCCCTACATTGTTCAAGGCAGTCTTTTGAAGCTCACAGTACTTTCCAAAGATTGCATTAATCCTGTCTTCCTCCTAAAGAAGTTctatacaatcccacaataatacataaacatttgcattttttaatacagtgaactcctaaaatacttaaacttaggtcttgtctacagtacaaagttttgttggcaaaagttatgccactttaattaaactgttattgcatgtccacactatgctccttgtgtcagcagagtgcatccactctagcagctcttgcaataaCACAGAGAGCActtcactgtgggtagctatcccactgtgaaactggggtgctttgggaagggtttacaatgcctcatggggcaggtacagcatcacatgacgcaggtttctcaatccccgTCATTCCATGGGCATTCTAGTAGACTGTCAGCTGCTTTTTCAACtaaagtgtgggggagggagaggagagtggcgTGAGCAGGGGAGAGACAGAAACCTGTGTATGTTGCGGGAGAGTGTGTATCGGCATGCTGGCTgtttaagttcagacagcaggcTGACCAACCTATCCTGtggtagggggtgggggacacccccacacacatcagCCCCCAGCTTTGCATGGCACAGcagtttctctcttcccccctctctgcctgcctgcctatagTTCTGTGATTCActccgagttctcccacagcctcttcAGCTGTCAGGAGCCAcatcctgagcagctctgtgagctctccatgctgaggaatgtcaaagcagtACAGCAGTCGTCCAgggcctgctccctgcagcagcagtctgcctgcagCTGTGTgcctagtgcagggcagaacaggagcactCCACCTTAACGATTTGAACGGAGCAGCACACTCAGCTGTCCCATACTTCCTGGAGCTTGAAAGTTGAGGGGctcatgcctgcagggcagcagagatcaaaacagtgagcagagtggTCATGGCAGGCATTATGGGATACTGGAGGAAGCCAGTTATGTCGAGGTAACGTGCAGCAGTGCCTAGACTGACGCTTTGTCACTTTCATTTTTGCCTCAAAAAGCTTTACGCCTCTCGTTGAGAtagttttgtcagcaaaatagCGGAGTTTTACCGCAAAAAGGAGCTCTGTAGTGCGTACACCTCCCCTGTTTTGtaagcaaaaggcagcttttgctgacaacttgtagtgtagacaaggccttaattcAGTAAGGATTTGAccaagatattgcaggaaactgcCATAACTATCTCATTACCTTTCAAGAATGTTAGTTACACAAACATCTTTAGAAGACCAAGAAAAATCTTGTGATCTTTGGAGAAGCCACAGAGGATTCTCCTATCTCCTCCTACACAATCCTTAAAAGGTTTGTTGGGGAGTCCTTATGCCCCACCATCTGCAAGccctaagggtaggtctacacaacaaagaaaaactCGTAGTTGGCCCGTGCCAGCcagctcaggctcaggctgcagggctgtttcgctgctgtgtagacttccggacttgggcagcccaagccctgccagccCAAGTCTGTTGTCACGGGTCAGCCATggctttttctttgctgtgttgaCATACCTTAAGAGGCTTATCAGGGCCTCATTGTCTCTGGGGAGGTTGAATATGTCTGTTTGTGAGCTCATAACACCTTAATTGAAGGTACTGAATATGTCAAAGGTTTCCCttattcaaaatattcaaattTTGTTTAGCTTCAGTGAAGTCTGACTGAAaacttcccctcttcctccaaaACTCATTGGCTTTTTGTGATGACCATTTACACTAACTCTCCTGGCATCATGTTCTTCCTGCCACCTTTATGGTATATAAAGTGTGGGttgctttttattaaataaagccCAATAATTCCCCTTAGCAGGTCACATTTAAATTACAGACCTGTAAAGTTGTTGTCTGCAGAGTTCTAACACTTGACTAAAGGAAAAAGTTGCAGAGTGAAAAGACTTTGGTTTTATGAACTACTTTCTCACTGTCTAGTATTGTAAAATTAGCAATGTTGCAACTTCCTGTAATATAAACGAATAACTAAACATACTCTCTTTCTTTTGGCCTGGAATAACATCTTGATTTGGTTGCCTTCCTTTAGGTTAAAAAAGAAGTTGGTGATGTTAGTATCCTAATCAACAATGCTGGTATTGTAACTGGAAAGAAGTTCATTGATTGCCCAGATTCACTTGTGGAGAAAACCATGGAGGTGAACACCATGGCACACTTCTGGGTAATATACAGATATTCTTTTTTTATAGGGAACTGTGAAAGAATGTTGGCACTTAAGTCTGTTTTGGAAATGAGGGGGGAAATCGCTTATATAATTGCTGTTTAACTGGGTGAGCTTGTGAGGCCCTACACACAACTCGATGACATTTGTTTGTGAGTTCCAGAAATAGAGGGTGGCCCACAGAAAGCTTGTGGGAGAGAGTTAAGGGATATGTTTAGCCCCTTGTGTGGGCAATCACTTCTGCCTAAAGAAGCAATAAAGTATGTGACCCCCTTAGTATTGGTTGCCTGATATTAAGAGAGACTTCTGGGAAATGTAAAGCTGAAAAGTACTGTTATTGTGGGCAGTCTGGTGCTATAGTCCTTGATATGAACTGACTCAGAGCAGGACTGCCAAAGCTGCCATAAACTGGCTACTTCATCAACCATTAGCAGAAAAGAGCCTGGTTCATGTGCTTCCATGGGTTGGGTCAGAACTTGTTCTGATTGCATTCTGTCACCTGTTTGCCACTGGGAACTTGCACTATTACAGTGGATCCTCTAAAGCACTCTTACTTGGTGTCTTAAATGTCAAACTGACATACGCTGGCATGATTGATTTGAAGACTTTTATCTTAAATTAGTCATTTGATTTGCATTTCGCTATGAAGGAGATGAACCGATATTGTAATAAAGAACTGAAAGTGaattataattaataaagaaGGAATGGTGGATTAAAACATGCTGCTTTGTTTCCGTTTGCTGGAAAACGTGGAAATGACACAGAGTAGATAGCTGAAATCAGCAAGTGATAGCAGAAAGATTAGGAGTTCAGTTTTCCCTTCTCAGCTGCTATTTTTAAGATGGAAGCCTATTTGGAAAATGTTGCAGTACTGAGCTCCTGGGTGTGGGGAATTTACAGCTTCCCAGGACTTCAGCTGATTGCTGCCAGCGAGATTGCAATCTAATTTCTGACTCCCCCTAGTGGATGACTACAACATCAAGAAAACTATGGAAACTTATTGGAGAGTCCTTAAGAGATCCACCTTGGCGGATTCAGTTAGTAGACGAAGTGGAAATACATATTAGTTAGGACAGGAACTATCTTATTAGCCTCTGTAGAATGAGGGGAAAGCATTAAGACTTAAAAGGTCTCCTTAATAGGTGGCACTTTTTCAATAGTAATGTTCTAACTAATTGCACAATTAAATCACTTTAAGTAATGTTTAACTGTAAGTGTGGGTTTCAATGTGTTTCATAGACTTACAAAGCCTTCCTTCCAGCCATGATGGCCTCTAACCATGGACACTTGGTTAGTATTGCAAGCTCAGCAGGACTGATTGGAGTCAGTGGGCTAGCAGGTTAGTGTATTCAAGATCATTCTAAATGGAATCTAAAGGTATGTTCTTGGTTATGTACTTCAACTACAAGCCACCTAAATAAAATGGTCTGACTTTCAAAACACCTGTACACTTAatggctcccactgacctcaatgggatcTAGGTTCTCAGCACCATTAAAAATTCTTTTCACCTTTTATTAAAGGATtggtggggggatggagaggggaagaagagaacagttaaagcatttgaaatataaagtgtTAAGTAGGGCTTTTATTATAACATCATGTGGCTTTAGCTGGAGCGTTTGTAGAAGGAAtatccaccccttcctcctctcccctcattTGAGAGTATTTTAGATAGTATTAAAGATAAGTACTATACCTttctggggggaaagagaggCTAATTGAAATGGTTGGAGCTGCTCCTGTTACGAAGTCTGATCCTCTTGTTTAGAAGATGAAGCAGGACACACaatgggagagaaaagaacagctaaAATAGAAAGTGCAGCTTCTGCGTCTTTGATGTTGACTTTTACTTGAAGCAttactgctggaaaaacacacgCATGGCACATTGTCTTACTAGCCACCCTGAgatctggcaaacttgtaccatcATCTGGCCATTTAGGACATTTGCTTTTAGCTTCCTTTCTGATAACAGGCTTACAGTTGTGTTGCAGAACATGTAGGTGTGGCTGGCTTAGCCATTCTTAGCCACAGaaggtaaaagaaaagaaatacggTGAGGAAGGGAAAAGACACATGGTGCGGGAGGGAGGAGTCTCACATATCAAATGATAGTTGGGGTTTACCCAGAGCCAGTGGAGGTGACAGAGTCATCTGaatccctctctctctggcccagtctggtcaggacatgtCTCAGGATTAGAATGACAAAGGCCCAGTGCTGTCACGGTGGATTCTTTGTCCTAGGAGACAGTTGAGGTAGCAGCTATGATGGTAAAGTTTATCCCTTTCCTGTCTGTCAGACAGCTTTTGGTGGTGGGGAGtcttttcttttaaggaccccaaaagggagcaACGGCAGTGTAGCTCatccccttcattattttgttcaccaagTAGGCCTAATTTTTGACACACTGATGGGTTCATTAATGTCTGGTCCCACACTTTTTTTGTTGACCAAGCATAATCTTAATACTGTCCTTGAATTATATAATTCAGCCTTTTTGTATGAACTAATttagtctgtctccctttcatacctATTCACATCAGCATTTGTTATAGGTTATTATGACAATTCGTAAACTTACGCTCACTTTTTtgcagttgagctcacaattcaGATAAATTTGTAGACGCAATTATTCTAACAGTACCCAGACTACTCTTGTTAGAGCATAATTTTGCCAGACTTTCTTCTCAGACAAGAGGTTGTGCTTGGTTTGCTCAGCATGAGACACTGGACTAAAACCATGTAGTTATGTTGTTTGCAAGAGTTGTGAGATTCTTctcttaataaaataattaactgCAATAAATAACTCTTCATCTTTCTTCACTTACAGATTATTGTGCAAGTAAATTTGCAGCAGTGGGCTTTGCAGAAGCAATTGGTTTAGAAATGCTGGCTCTGGGGAAGACTGGCATTAAAACCACTATTGTGTGTCCTTACTTCATCAACACAGGAATGTTTGATGGTTGTAAAACCAAGTGAGTGAATTTGTGGGTTCTGTGTGTAATTAGTATATGGCACGtcaaaaatgtttgatttaaatACATGATTTATGAAAGGTAATTAGTAATCAGTAGAAATGACATAATCTGAAACTGTTATAAGGTAGGTTTTTCTCCATTGTGCCATTTTTAGGGCTCATAGACAAAGCCCAATGATTGCCAGACTGCAGAATCTAAGACTCTTTAATTACATTTCTAGCCCCTATGGTAAGAATATGAATTTTCCAAATTTCAATCTAGTGTAATCTAGTGAAGTGTTCTCTTCTTGATTCTGCAAATAGCCTGaaacagtaactctgaaaaaaatgtaaactgCTACTCAGATTATTAACTCCACAACCTAGTGATGGTGTCACTTTAATTGTCAACACATTTAACTACTTTGCTGCTCATTTGAGAGAGCACAGACTACATGTTTCTTTTCTCACAATCTCATGCCTTCTCCCTAGATGCCAAAAGCCTCAACTGTCTCCTATTTGGCTGCTAAATCTCCACCTTCCTCATGACAGCTTCAGTAGTGTAGCTCGTCATTGTCAGTACAACCTTTCATGGGATGTTAAACACAGAAAATGTAGAAGCAGAATAAGCTTATCTAAATAAAAACTTTGCTTGATTTGAAGATAGCAAGAATTGAGCTCACAGGCACCAATACCAAGTGAAAAGAAGACAGTGGCTGTTCACCACTTTCAAACTGATTTGTCAGGTGTTATATAATTCCATGAACAGAACTTCATTTTGTAATGTTAGCTTCtaagttaggcctggtctacactggcggggggatcgatctaagttacgcaacttcagctatgtgaataatgtagctgaagttgacgtacttagatcgactcaccgcggtgtcttcgcTAGGGTGAGtagactgctgccactcccccgtcgactctgcctatGCCTCTCGCTGagctggagtacagaagtcaacaggagagtgctcgggggtcgatttattgcatctagactagactcgataaatcaatccccgctggatcgatcgctgcctgccgatcctgcgggtagtgtagacataccctaagaggcaAAATCTTTTGTAAAATGGGGTATCCTCCTTTTGTAAGGAGCACAACTTTAAACTTGAACCTGTCTTGTTCTAAATTTGAAGTTATCCAGATGAAACAGAGGGGAAAGTTTTGACAATATCATATTAATAACCATATGTTTTTTTCAAGGTGGCCACGTCTACTTCCTATTCTAGATTTGGACTATGCAGCTGAGAAGATTGTGAGTGCTATTCAACGGGAGCAAGAGCTTCTGATGATGCCACGAAGCCTGTACTTTTTTTGTTATATGAAAAGGTAGGGATGGGATTTCTTCTGTCAAATGCATTATGTTTAGTTGCATGATTACACACTCTACATGCTACAATATCAAATGATTACTTGGGCTGTCAAGTCTAAGCCTACCTAGATATTTACCTTCATGAGTTTCAAGTTGCTTTTAAGTTTTAGATAAGTTGTTGCTACAGGAAGGCTTCCTCAGGTGGTGGTCTTGGATACTTTGCATGTCTACATGTCTTATACCAGACTCTGAAGGTTCCCAGTAAGGAACACTTCCCCATAGCTATACATATTTAAATAATCTGTAAAGGGAAACTGTTAGTGTTGACTGAACAAAACTGCAACAGAGTTTTCTTCTTGGCTGTGTAGAGGTCTGCCCTTGTAATACTATTGAGCACTCATGCAGGTCAGTAGGAGTTGCTCGATGCTCAGcattcttgaaaatctggccactgaGTTAGGTggccaaatatggatttaggagcctatctttaggcttttttttttttttttttaaatcttggcccATCGTTTGATTCTAAATCTCTCTCCTTAAACTAAAGGGAGCCAAGAGTACTGTTACAGTGGATGTGTTAAATAAAGCAGTGCAGGCACAAATGGGGACACAGAACAACCCCTGTAACAGCACAGAAACTAGAATCAGTCAACAAAGATGGCTGTAGCACATAACTTCTAATGTTAGGGATAGCAGACAGGTGGAGAGGAGCCACCTGAATCTCAGAAGGATTTGTGAAGGACCttgaaaagaaagggagtactgtACCagaaatgcccctacttatacagcccaaaatgccattggccttcttggcaacaagggcacactgttgactcatgtccagcttctcgtccactgtaacccctaggtccttttctgcagaactgctgcctagccattcggtccctagtctgtagtcgtgc
The window above is part of the Chelonia mydas isolate rCheMyd1 chromosome 2, rCheMyd1.pri.v2, whole genome shotgun sequence genome. Proteins encoded here:
- the LOC102933472 gene encoding epidermal retinol dehydrogenase 2; this encodes MNFFLETLKVLVLSIYFLLESLVLLFVPVRKKNVAGEIVLITGAGSGIGRLLALKFARLGVTLVLWDINQEGNKETSKLARENGAVRVHAYLCDCSKRQEIYRVADQVKKEVGDVSILINNAGIVTGKKFIDCPDSLVEKTMEVNTMAHFWTYKAFLPAMMASNHGHLVSIASSAGLIGVSGLADYCASKFAAVGFAEAIGLEMLALGKTGIKTTIVCPYFINTGMFDGCKTKWPRLLPILDLDYAAEKIVSAIQREQELLMMPRSLYFFCYMKSLLPVKMGILFGDYIGAFQFMDHFRGRVKKD